Proteins encoded by one window of Candidatus Eisenbacteria bacterium:
- a CDS encoding NAD(P)-binding protein: protein MPAPRRRTETQPTRVAIVGGGCAAMTAAFELTRPVHGGRFEVTVYQQGWRLGGKGASGRGPAGRIEEHGLHVWMGWYENAFRIVRECYTELTGNPEAWRAAFEPASTVSVTDRTADGHWMPWTRVFPPAPGMPGDLPASPERWTVRDYVRRTIALLRTLFEGVRLRVGDVPDTSGERRSGST from the coding sequence ATGCCCGCCCCTCGCCGTCGGACGGAGACCCAGCCCACGCGCGTCGCCATCGTCGGCGGAGGCTGCGCCGCCATGACGGCGGCGTTCGAGCTGACGCGACCCGTCCATGGCGGACGATTCGAGGTCACCGTCTACCAGCAAGGCTGGCGACTCGGTGGCAAGGGCGCATCGGGTCGCGGTCCCGCAGGACGCATCGAGGAGCACGGGCTGCACGTCTGGATGGGCTGGTACGAGAACGCGTTCCGCATCGTTCGCGAGTGCTACACCGAGCTCACGGGGAACCCCGAGGCATGGCGCGCGGCGTTCGAGCCGGCTTCCACCGTGAGCGTCACCGATCGCACGGCGGACGGACACTGGATGCCGTGGACGCGCGTCTTCCCGCCCGCGCCGGGAATGCCGGGCGACCTGCCGGCCTCACCGGAGCGGTGGACGGTGCGCGACTACGTCCGGCGGACGATCGCGCTCCTGCGCACGCTCTTCGAAGGGGTGCGCCTGCGCGTCGGCGATGTCCCGGACACCTCCGGCGAGCGACGATCAGGCAGCACG